In Pseudobacter ginsenosidimutans, the following are encoded in one genomic region:
- a CDS encoding carboxypeptidase-like regulatory domain-containing protein: MKRVSYPFRKTMCACAAGFVLLMLACSNKDSDENNSGDKGYVSGVITDTQGKPIAGAEVVIDNTMIYNSNLLTNSDAAGKYKVKLNGAFTWSASATFRKNYNGRNYKFHLQPDNDGGFTSDGAVRNFSWKLTGQRPESSTSFYGSWIQLQSEIGSDILAEDVDFILTPDGPLVDGSTGQAITKRGGAPQTYSYFKLMDIPLGRYKVKARHQGVYLTLKNLINNESGTEITLNFEPEIVLTGLVCDNCAVLEYKS; encoded by the coding sequence ATGAAAAGAGTAAGTTATCCGTTCAGGAAAACGATGTGCGCCTGCGCAGCAGGCTTTGTGCTGCTCATGCTCGCCTGCAGCAATAAAGACAGCGATGAAAACAACTCCGGCGACAAAGGTTATGTATCAGGCGTCATCACAGACACGCAGGGGAAGCCCATTGCAGGCGCCGAAGTAGTGATCGACAATACCATGATCTACAATTCCAATCTTCTCACCAATTCCGATGCAGCAGGCAAATACAAAGTAAAGCTGAACGGGGCTTTTACCTGGTCAGCATCGGCCACGTTCAGGAAGAATTATAATGGACGGAACTACAAATTCCATTTGCAGCCAGACAATGATGGCGGCTTTACTTCAGATGGCGCTGTACGCAATTTCTCCTGGAAACTTACAGGACAGCGTCCTGAATCGAGTACCAGTTTTTATGGTTCCTGGATACAGCTGCAAAGTGAGATCGGAAGTGATATCCTGGCAGAGGATGTAGATTTTATTCTCACGCCTGACGGTCCGCTTGTTGACGGCTCAACTGGCCAGGCTATCACCAAAAGAGGTGGCGCTCCGCAAACCTATTCTTATTTCAAATTGATGGATATTCCGCTGGGAAGGTATAAAGTGAAAGCGAGGCACCAGGGCGTGTACCTGACTTTGAAAAATCTTATCAATAATGAATCGGGTACAGAAATTACATTGAACTTTGAACCTGAGATCGTGCTGACAGGATTGGTTTGTGATAATTGTGCGGTACTTGAGTATAAGAGTTAG
- a CDS encoding FecR family protein, with amino-acid sequence MTEQYQSAISKVWKEALSPEEKLILLERLTRDETKWKASLQQQFEQSVHNGTQYLPLQRSELILQQLHERIRLMDEAATGIESASKVVRLQPGLIRRAMGIAAALLIIAGFFWYPSNNKKSIGNNALALYKPVREYMRHINETVKAERFRLSDGSEIRLAPGSEIVWVDGFTDAERKVQLAGKAWFDVAKDNRRPFSVDAGNITTTALGTKFLVNTLRNSKVAVQLFEGKVKIESPSSGLKPVFLEPGEQCIIDARLQAVVSKLPVDINAMRNTEIEQPEKSGPAIRRIKPLEFVQTPLVDVLSQLGHRYKVQFKYDLAEISKDQVTGTFLASDSLKVTLKLLQSINNLSFSQYQDTILVSKLK; translated from the coding sequence ATGACAGAACAGTATCAGTCAGCCATAAGCAAGGTTTGGAAAGAGGCTTTGAGCCCGGAAGAGAAGCTCATCCTGCTGGAGCGGCTCACCAGGGATGAAACCAAATGGAAAGCTTCATTGCAGCAACAGTTTGAACAGAGTGTTCATAACGGTACGCAATACCTGCCGTTGCAGCGATCTGAGCTAATACTGCAACAACTTCATGAGCGCATACGTCTTATGGACGAAGCTGCTACTGGTATTGAATCAGCTTCTAAAGTAGTACGATTGCAACCAGGGCTCATTCGCCGGGCAATGGGCATAGCAGCTGCCCTGCTGATCATAGCAGGGTTCTTCTGGTATCCTTCCAATAATAAAAAAAGTATTGGCAATAATGCGCTGGCGCTGTACAAACCGGTTCGGGAATACATGCGTCATATAAATGAAACTGTAAAAGCAGAACGATTCAGATTAAGTGACGGATCGGAAATAAGACTGGCGCCGGGTTCAGAAATAGTATGGGTAGATGGGTTCACGGATGCGGAAAGAAAAGTACAATTAGCAGGAAAGGCCTGGTTCGATGTTGCGAAAGACAATCGCCGTCCATTTTCTGTAGATGCCGGAAACATCACCACCACAGCATTGGGCACAAAGTTCCTGGTGAATACATTGCGCAACAGCAAAGTGGCTGTTCAATTGTTTGAAGGAAAGGTGAAGATCGAATCTCCGTCTTCAGGATTGAAACCAGTTTTCCTTGAGCCGGGTGAGCAATGTATTATAGATGCGCGTTTGCAGGCAGTGGTAAGCAAGCTGCCAGTGGACATTAACGCAATGCGCAATACAGAAATTGAACAGCCGGAAAAAAGCGGCCCAGCCATTCGAAGAATAAAGCCACTCGAGTTTGTTCAGACACCTTTGGTGGATGTGCTGTCGCAGCTCGGTCACAGATACAAAGTACAATTCAAGTATGATCTGGCAGAAATCAGTAAAGACCAGGTAACGGGAACCTTCCTGGCTTCCGACTCCCTGAAGGTGACGCTGAAACTACTGCAATCGATCAATAACCTGTCCTTCAGCCAATATCAGGATACCATTCTCGTCAGCAAACTGAAATAA
- a CDS encoding sigma-70 family RNA polymerase sigma factor codes for MRVAQAIPQNQVKADELAQFDTVYHQFHQAVYANICKLVCEPQMAEDILQEVFISLWENRQTVNLQDAGGWLFVVSYNKSMTFLKKKLRETSVILPDTEYLAAISEEQPVDEELFQLRLSMVEEAIDHLPPRKREVFRLCRYDGKSYDEVADMLNISVVSVKDYLKQSTQFIRQYISRHYNNIEIPGMYLLLIYFSQQG; via the coding sequence ATGCGTGTAGCGCAGGCAATACCGCAAAACCAGGTTAAGGCAGATGAACTGGCACAGTTTGATACTGTGTATCACCAGTTCCATCAGGCAGTGTACGCCAATATCTGCAAACTGGTTTGTGAGCCCCAAATGGCGGAAGACATCCTCCAGGAAGTTTTTATCAGCCTTTGGGAGAACCGACAAACAGTCAACCTGCAGGATGCAGGCGGATGGCTGTTTGTAGTGAGCTACAATAAATCCATGACCTTCCTCAAAAAGAAACTTCGCGAAACCTCCGTTATACTTCCCGATACAGAATACCTCGCTGCCATTTCAGAAGAACAACCGGTAGACGAAGAATTGTTCCAGCTCCGCCTCTCCATGGTGGAAGAAGCCATCGATCATTTGCCTCCAAGAAAACGAGAAGTATTCAGGCTTTGCCGTTATGATGGCAAATCGTATGATGAAGTGGCCGATATGCTGAACATATCTGTGGTATCCGTGAAAGACTATTTGAAACAATCCACTCAATTCATCAGACAGTATATCAGCCGCCACTACAACAATATCGAGATCCCCGGCATGTACCTGCTCCTCATCTATTTCAGCCAGCAGGGTTGA
- a CDS encoding autotransporter outer membrane beta-barrel domain-containing protein, with product MTKLYLPKGLVLLWKHRLLLVPFLFTLFFSTQSHGQAYVNYSRVFTSAGTDNVSGLITDDAGNSYLIASFASVPTSFTPTIPGTPNATGNKPMLFKFSVNGGLVWSRYLTTSTGQPMGLSKIVYDNGKLFGISSTTITNLPTTNGSTFNGGTSDVIFTSIDANTGATQTLAYLGGSGQDQSGLDIVAENGFAYLLFVTNSPDIPVTTGPAFNVQYDLAITKLTASGSTVYSTYVGNVASIAAPASNNSLAVHNGIVAMATIVNATNNFPVTTGNGYVGGNDYAVVKLNADGTAAFKTIIGGGLNEESPTVIVNNNEVYLAGTSLSTNYPTTDGTSAAGSVRNHVVTKFNSAGALVYSSVIAGISTDAQVSPMKLNNGSLFFHGSEFNAIPVVNVTDGSSGGSYLVRVNPANGQKIFALRYGGIRSVTNRPGLGFDVMDGRAVCMTSTMNITTNTTTDGTTRASNYANYLAVYSPEGKLVYGTYRLTGTALNNEQTFLAASNNRIYTAGVNNASSIAHIPVSEPILGSPNGAEVQTVSFVLCPPLPTQNDITPLSQSICGGGFTQAITGNKVSLPSSAMPMLTRGE from the coding sequence ATGACAAAACTCTACCTACCAAAAGGTCTGGTGCTGTTATGGAAGCACAGACTACTATTAGTTCCATTTCTTTTTACATTGTTTTTTTCAACTCAATCTCACGGACAGGCGTATGTGAATTACAGCCGGGTATTTACGAGCGCTGGTACCGATAATGTATCTGGCTTGATTACCGATGATGCCGGGAATAGCTATTTGATTGCATCCTTCGCCAGTGTTCCCACTTCTTTTACGCCAACGATTCCCGGAACGCCTAACGCCACCGGGAATAAGCCAATGCTGTTTAAGTTTTCTGTGAATGGTGGTCTTGTGTGGAGCCGTTACCTGACAACTTCCACAGGGCAACCGATGGGTTTATCGAAAATAGTTTACGATAATGGTAAGTTGTTTGGTATTTCGTCTACCACTATAACCAATTTGCCTACCACTAATGGCAGTACGTTTAACGGAGGAACATCCGACGTTATATTTACTTCAATAGATGCAAACACCGGAGCAACTCAAACACTGGCATATCTTGGCGGATCCGGACAAGATCAGTCGGGGTTGGATATTGTTGCCGAAAACGGTTTTGCCTATCTTCTGTTTGTTACCAACTCTCCTGATATTCCGGTTACAACAGGGCCTGCCTTCAATGTTCAATATGATCTTGCTATCACTAAACTGACAGCAAGTGGTTCTACGGTTTACAGCACTTACGTGGGTAATGTAGCCAGTATAGCAGCTCCCGCATCAAATAATAGTCTGGCCGTCCATAATGGAATCGTTGCCATGGCCACAATTGTAAATGCTACCAATAATTTTCCTGTTACTACCGGGAACGGGTATGTTGGTGGTAATGATTATGCGGTTGTTAAGCTTAATGCCGATGGTACTGCAGCGTTCAAAACAATAATAGGTGGAGGGCTTAATGAAGAATCTCCAACTGTTATTGTGAACAATAATGAAGTTTACCTGGCGGGTACATCATTGTCAACAAACTACCCCACTACTGATGGTACCAGCGCTGCCGGTTCAGTCAGGAATCATGTGGTCACCAAATTCAATAGTGCAGGTGCGCTGGTATACAGTTCGGTAATAGCTGGTATCAGTACCGATGCCCAGGTTTCACCAATGAAGTTGAATAACGGTTCTCTTTTTTTCCACGGTTCTGAATTCAATGCAATTCCAGTGGTGAATGTGACCGATGGTTCATCTGGCGGTAGTTATCTTGTGCGTGTAAATCCTGCCAACGGACAAAAAATATTTGCTCTCCGCTATGGGGGCATCAGATCTGTTACTAACCGCCCCGGTTTAGGATTTGATGTGATGGATGGCCGTGCCGTTTGTATGACCTCCACGATGAACATCACTACCAATACCACCACTGACGGTACTACCAGGGCCAGTAATTATGCCAACTACCTGGCTGTGTACTCTCCTGAAGGTAAACTGGTGTATGGTACTTACAGGCTTACCGGCACCGCTCTGAATAATGAGCAAACATTCCTGGCTGCTTCCAATAACAGGATCTATACGGCTGGTGTAAATAATGCAAGTAGTATAGCTCATATTCCGGTTTCTGAACCTATCCTTGGATCTCCAAACGGAGCAGAAGTTCAAACCGTAAGTTTTGTATTATGCCCACCACTGCCAACACAAAATGATATTACTCCTCTGAGTCAGTCCATTTGTGGTGGTGGATTTACTCAGGCGATTACTGGTAATAAAGTGTCTCTGCCTTCTTCGGCAATGCCTATGCTAACCAGGGGGGAGTAA
- a CDS encoding SusC/RagA family TonB-linked outer membrane protein codes for MITNSRPFQWCCLLLLFLLGTAAVQAQTKAQLNGIVTTESGDPLDGVSITVRLANAKDKEVQSFSADQKGVFVVSGLNPGSRYSFTFSHVGYQEQTVKNFEIKAGVNNSLIVRMKELPSGLNEVVVIGYGSVKKKDLTGAVSSVKGGKVTEVASGDITNVLQGRAAGVMVQQTSWKPGSMAEVRVRGNRSINGDNAPLYVVDGVPFVDAINMISPNDIESMEILKDASATAIYGNRGANGVILITTKKGKKGKSIVEYNGYYGIQKNQPLPELMSAAEFVEYSRESQRNSLGGTYDGKPNKENDFKNEQLVATPYMRAQMERAWASGTYDPSQLTSTDWLDYGLRQGMIQDHQLSIRGGSEQTRFLLSADYFDNKGVVLDQDYKRYSVRLNADHDVRKNFRIGTQMSYANSALNAGWSDVFDGYGLKSFNPLASPCNEDGTLAMFPTNNTRTPNPVTNFGKTKRLRKQDRILANFYGEVDILHDLKFRSNLALDYRAFQSFDFNSENTAAAGGQAPSSAINGSERRFMYSWENILSYTKELGDHSFYATLVQSIQQEKSESNNINVKELPYDGQLYYNVGSALTINNVGSNLSQWNLASFMGRLNYSYQGKYLATVSARYDGSSRLAEGQKWVLFPSVALAWRIKNEDFLINNNTITDLKLRLGWGRTGNSGIDPYKTWGKLNTIRYVFGESSALGYTPDEMINPNLTWETTGTYNVGIDVSLFDGRISGSIEGYVQNTYDLLLDRPLPMVSGFGSILSNVGKTRNTGIEFTLNTINMRKRDFEWRSDWIFALNKQEIVELYNGKKDDVGANWFIGKPVNIYYDLGFNGIWQDTEADKAEMALFNKNGSTFKPGDIRPLDRNSDKKIDAGDRYIIGQRDPKWTASWANNFRYRNFDLGVFFVGMFGQTINHDMDMRFDGRYNQPKLDYWTPVNPSTKYPRPLLGTASVNYLSTLNYYSGSFVRVKNISLGYTLPAHIAKKAFFEKFRVYASVQNPFLITNFPGTDPEGATGFDEPSVVTGLIGVNISF; via the coding sequence ATGATAACAAACTCCAGACCCTTCCAATGGTGCTGCCTGCTCCTGCTGTTCCTGCTGGGGACCGCTGCCGTACAGGCGCAGACAAAGGCGCAGTTGAATGGTATCGTCACTACCGAATCAGGAGATCCCCTGGACGGTGTGAGCATTACCGTAAGACTTGCCAATGCAAAAGACAAAGAAGTGCAATCCTTCTCAGCAGACCAAAAAGGCGTATTTGTGGTATCCGGACTGAATCCCGGAAGCAGGTACAGTTTTACATTTTCACATGTGGGTTACCAGGAACAGACCGTGAAGAATTTCGAGATCAAAGCGGGAGTGAACAATTCCCTGATCGTTAGAATGAAAGAACTGCCTTCCGGCCTGAACGAAGTGGTAGTGATCGGGTATGGATCGGTAAAGAAGAAAGACCTCACGGGTGCAGTGAGTTCCGTGAAAGGAGGCAAAGTTACTGAAGTGGCCTCTGGTGATATCACCAATGTGCTGCAGGGGAGGGCTGCCGGTGTGATGGTGCAGCAGACATCGTGGAAACCCGGATCCATGGCTGAGGTACGCGTAAGGGGAAACCGTAGTATCAATGGTGATAATGCTCCCCTGTATGTAGTGGATGGAGTTCCCTTTGTGGATGCCATCAATATGATCAGTCCAAACGATATCGAATCGATGGAGATCCTGAAAGATGCTTCCGCTACCGCCATCTATGGTAACCGCGGCGCCAACGGTGTGATCCTCATCACTACAAAAAAAGGGAAAAAAGGAAAATCCATCGTGGAGTATAATGGTTACTATGGTATCCAGAAGAACCAGCCCTTGCCGGAGTTGATGAGTGCTGCTGAGTTTGTGGAATATTCAAGGGAATCACAACGCAACTCACTGGGTGGCACATACGATGGAAAGCCCAACAAAGAGAACGATTTTAAGAATGAGCAACTGGTGGCCACTCCCTACATGCGTGCACAAATGGAGCGCGCATGGGCCAGCGGCACCTACGACCCTTCACAACTCACCTCCACTGACTGGCTGGATTATGGTCTGCGTCAGGGTATGATCCAGGACCATCAGCTGAGCATCCGCGGCGGCTCTGAGCAAACCAGGTTCCTCCTCTCCGCCGATTATTTCGATAACAAAGGCGTAGTGCTTGACCAGGATTACAAACGCTATTCCGTTCGCCTCAATGCCGACCATGATGTAAGGAAGAATTTCCGCATCGGTACACAGATGTCTTATGCCAACTCGGCCCTCAATGCAGGCTGGTCGGATGTTTTCGATGGATATGGTTTGAAGAGTTTCAATCCGCTCGCTTCTCCCTGCAATGAAGATGGCACGCTCGCCATGTTCCCCACCAACAATACCAGAACGCCCAATCCTGTTACCAACTTCGGTAAAACAAAACGCCTGAGAAAACAGGACCGTATCCTGGCCAACTTTTATGGTGAAGTGGATATCCTCCACGATCTCAAATTCCGCTCCAACCTGGCGCTCGATTACCGCGCCTTCCAGAGCTTCGATTTCAACAGCGAGAATACTGCCGCTGCTGGTGGACAAGCACCTTCCTCCGCCATCAACGGATCGGAACGCCGCTTCATGTATTCCTGGGAAAATATCCTGAGCTATACCAAAGAGCTGGGCGATCATTCTTTCTACGCAACCCTCGTGCAATCGATCCAGCAGGAGAAATCGGAATCCAACAATATCAATGTAAAGGAACTGCCTTATGACGGGCAGCTTTATTACAATGTAGGCAGCGCGCTTACCATCAACAACGTGGGCAGCAATCTTTCCCAATGGAACCTTGCTTCGTTCATGGGGCGACTGAATTATTCCTACCAGGGGAAATATCTGGCGACTGTCTCTGCCCGTTATGATGGTTCATCAAGACTGGCTGAAGGACAAAAATGGGTGCTCTTCCCTTCAGTGGCCCTCGCCTGGAGGATCAAGAACGAAGACTTCCTCATTAACAACAATACCATTACCGACCTGAAACTCAGGCTGGGCTGGGGACGTACGGGTAACTCCGGCATCGATCCCTACAAAACCTGGGGTAAGCTCAATACCATCCGTTACGTTTTCGGAGAAAGCTCCGCACTCGGCTATACGCCCGATGAAATGATCAATCCCAACCTAACCTGGGAAACAACCGGCACTTATAACGTGGGCATCGACGTTAGTTTGTTCGATGGCCGGATAAGTGGTAGCATCGAAGGTTATGTGCAGAATACCTATGATCTGCTGCTTGACAGGCCGCTGCCGATGGTCTCCGGTTTCGGTTCCATCCTCAGCAACGTAGGCAAGACGCGTAATACGGGTATCGAGTTCACGCTAAATACCATCAATATGCGCAAACGAGATTTTGAATGGCGTTCGGACTGGATCTTTGCTCTCAACAAACAGGAAATTGTAGAACTGTATAATGGAAAAAAAGACGATGTAGGCGCCAACTGGTTCATCGGTAAACCCGTGAATATTTACTATGATCTCGGCTTCAACGGTATCTGGCAGGATACGGAAGCAGATAAAGCTGAAATGGCGCTGTTCAATAAAAATGGCTCCACTTTCAAACCCGGCGATATCCGTCCACTCGATCGAAATAGTGATAAGAAGATCGATGCCGGCGACCGCTACATCATCGGTCAGCGCGATCCAAAATGGACAGCCAGCTGGGCCAATAATTTCCGCTACAGGAATTTCGATCTCGGCGTATTCTTCGTGGGTATGTTCGGACAGACCATCAACCACGATATGGACATGCGCTTCGATGGCCGCTATAACCAACCCAAACTGGATTACTGGACACCGGTGAATCCCAGCACAAAATATCCCCGTCCGCTGTTGGGCACTGCAAGTGTGAACTACCTGAGCACGCTCAATTATTACAGCGGCTCATTTGTTCGCGTGAAGAATATTTCTTTGGGTTACACACTGCCTGCGCATATCGCTAAAAAAGCTTTCTTCGAGAAGTTCCGTGTATATGCCAGTGTTCAGAATCCCTTCCTCATTACCAATTTCCCCGGCACTGACCCTGAAGGAGCTACCGGCTTCGACGAGCCCAGTGTAGTAACCGGTTTGATTGGTGTAAACATTTCCTTTTAA
- a CDS encoding T9SS type A sorting domain-containing protein yields MGTAVNIEATVSGGATPYTYTWDNGVSSTTNTATVTPTTNSVYTITVTDNNGCEQKGQVVVNAYAANAGPDVVVCAGKPVRLGAAPPAGVAGVVYAWTPVTGLSDATIAQPLATPAAAQTYSLDMTIPITGGGTCTTTDAVNVNVVAGPATADFAGNDVAVCKGGTVGLGTAAEAGFTYTWSPGNYLNATNASTATYDAGAGGATPNPITYTLTAASGGCSFTDDVTVYQLNVNAGDDRICGPRTIGNGDPMPTVSGKTFLWEVVSGPGTITGATNTATTTVSESLGGTTVYRLTMSYLGTSCSDLVSVPVCGDASACPLDSIQVVANHSCPSTAFGAVTLRAIPDNLNSNDWTYTWSSSPAGGISSTTGAIVTLTDNIERDVTVTVASKSNPNSRCSRTIRVNGAGWTLPTFTAQDQAICVATPVNIGAAAVAGYTYDWTGVSTGDRYASNPTVSPASTTNYIVKVTEATSGCSVRDTATVKVAAVVADPGADWITCSNAVIQLGTPARPNYTYSWTPAVASYQDHTDATSAQPKVLVAISQDFTVRATDTESGCFKDSTVHIVVDDSPILTGLRDTAICRGASAPIGKAINGNVTFAWSPAAGLSSTTVAQPIANPTSTGTYTLVVTYYDAANVPTCTKSGTVTVTVGGPEITMTDATVCTSGALFDLGTNATISGAVTAYAWSPALSLTNPNTLNATVSANPTASSQYTLVVRDADGCADTATTTLTASTTPPNAGSATTICAGSSVTLGDASNVGTCTWTVTPTPSAGSFPVMTGPNPVFTPALADAGATPAIALIGTVYTFTCSQDIGGCINTSTVTVTVRAFTLPAIPVQTVCQNASTNIGVTPAANVSYSWSPATNLADPFAATTQVSNVTSTAVYTLTGVHANGCVATADAVIGVNPTPAPTVNIDEVRTPLGTPAGAFNPQITPAVGTYTYSWTPANKVTDPYIGNTVPTENKLGTYYYNLSVTDGNGCTSVAPAVLRVENLSTLPVTLSSFTANAKDCGVTLNWKVESASNFSHFIVERSLNGGSYVAVKKVFYEFNRIYYNYQDAETGNGNWSYRLKMVDIDGRFEYSSIVRASVKCSTTSSSLKIYPNPASNILYINSSKPVKSVVVYTLTGGQVLRKDYAQSAAGVVSLPVSNLITGIYLVQVIAQDGTSQPARLVKD; encoded by the coding sequence GTGGGAACTGCTGTAAATATCGAGGCCACTGTATCCGGAGGAGCTACTCCTTATACTTATACATGGGACAATGGTGTCAGCAGCACTACCAATACTGCTACTGTTACTCCCACTACCAATAGTGTATATACCATTACTGTTACAGATAATAATGGTTGTGAACAAAAAGGCCAGGTGGTGGTAAATGCTTATGCAGCCAATGCAGGCCCCGATGTAGTTGTTTGCGCAGGCAAACCTGTTCGTTTGGGTGCTGCACCTCCTGCCGGCGTTGCAGGGGTAGTGTATGCATGGACGCCGGTTACTGGTTTGTCTGATGCAACCATCGCACAACCACTGGCTACTCCTGCTGCTGCACAAACTTACTCTCTGGACATGACCATTCCCATTACCGGCGGGGGTACCTGTACCACTACGGATGCCGTTAACGTAAACGTAGTGGCTGGCCCGGCAACCGCTGATTTTGCCGGTAATGATGTTGCTGTTTGCAAAGGTGGAACTGTTGGTCTGGGTACTGCTGCCGAAGCAGGATTTACTTATACATGGAGCCCTGGTAATTATCTGAACGCTACCAATGCCAGCACTGCTACTTATGATGCAGGAGCCGGAGGCGCAACGCCTAACCCTATCACTTATACGCTTACTGCTGCAAGTGGAGGTTGTTCGTTTACAGATGATGTAACTGTATATCAACTGAACGTTAATGCCGGGGACGACAGAATTTGCGGCCCGCGTACAATTGGTAATGGTGATCCGATGCCAACTGTATCAGGTAAAACATTCCTGTGGGAGGTTGTATCCGGCCCCGGTACTATTACAGGCGCTACCAATACTGCTACCACAACAGTATCTGAAAGCCTTGGAGGTACTACTGTTTATCGCCTCACTATGAGTTACCTGGGAACCAGTTGCTCTGATTTAGTTTCTGTTCCTGTGTGCGGAGACGCTAGTGCCTGTCCGCTGGACAGTATCCAGGTAGTGGCAAATCATAGTTGTCCAAGCACAGCCTTTGGTGCTGTTACACTGCGTGCAATTCCTGATAACCTGAATTCAAATGACTGGACTTACACCTGGTCGTCTTCTCCTGCAGGTGGTATTTCTTCTACTACAGGCGCCATCGTTACCCTTACTGATAATATCGAAAGGGATGTGACCGTAACTGTGGCCAGCAAGAGCAATCCTAATAGCCGCTGCTCCAGAACAATTCGTGTGAATGGTGCCGGCTGGACATTGCCAACATTCACCGCGCAGGATCAGGCTATCTGTGTTGCTACTCCGGTGAATATTGGTGCGGCAGCTGTGGCTGGTTACACTTATGACTGGACCGGCGTTTCTACCGGAGACAGGTATGCTTCCAATCCAACTGTTAGTCCAGCCAGCACAACCAATTATATAGTTAAAGTAACTGAAGCAACATCAGGATGTTCAGTACGCGATACTGCTACCGTAAAAGTTGCAGCTGTTGTGGCTGACCCCGGTGCTGACTGGATTACCTGCAGTAATGCAGTGATTCAACTGGGTACACCTGCACGCCCCAACTATACTTATTCATGGACGCCGGCAGTTGCCAGCTACCAGGATCACACTGATGCTACATCTGCACAACCGAAAGTACTGGTAGCTATTTCACAGGACTTCACTGTGCGTGCCACTGATACCGAGAGTGGTTGTTTCAAAGATTCAACCGTTCACATCGTAGTGGATGATTCACCAATACTCACTGGTCTTCGGGATACTGCTATCTGCCGTGGCGCTTCTGCACCCATCGGTAAAGCAATCAACGGCAATGTTACTTTTGCATGGAGTCCTGCTGCAGGCCTGAGCAGCACCACTGTTGCACAGCCGATCGCAAATCCAACATCTACCGGGACCTATACACTGGTGGTTACATATTATGATGCTGCCAATGTACCTACCTGTACAAAGAGTGGAACAGTAACTGTTACTGTTGGCGGTCCGGAAATCACCATGACTGACGCTACAGTATGTACTTCAGGAGCACTGTTTGATCTGGGCACCAATGCAACTATTTCAGGAGCTGTTACTGCTTATGCATGGAGCCCTGCTTTATCTCTGACCAACCCGAATACACTCAATGCAACCGTATCGGCTAACCCCACAGCTTCCAGTCAGTATACCCTGGTTGTTCGTGATGCTGATGGTTGTGCTGATACCGCTACTACCACTTTAACGGCCAGCACCACGCCGCCAAATGCGGGAAGCGCAACTACCATATGTGCGGGAAGTAGTGTAACGCTGGGTGATGCAAGTAATGTTGGAACCTGTACCTGGACTGTAACGCCTACTCCGAGCGCAGGATCATTCCCTGTAATGACAGGTCCAAATCCTGTATTTACGCCTGCTTTGGCTGACGCAGGTGCTACTCCTGCTATTGCTTTGATCGGAACAGTTTACACTTTTACCTGCTCTCAGGATATTGGTGGTTGTATCAATACATCAACAGTTACGGTTACCGTAAGGGCATTTACATTGCCGGCTATTCCGGTTCAAACAGTTTGTCAGAATGCTTCAACCAATATTGGGGTTACCCCTGCTGCTAACGTAAGCTATAGCTGGAGCCCTGCCACCAATCTGGCTGATCCATTTGCTGCCACTACACAAGTAAGCAATGTAACAAGTACTGCTGTTTACACACTTACCGGAGTGCATGCAAATGGTTGTGTTGCCACTGCAGACGCTGTGATCGGAGTAAATCCAACACCGGCACCTACAGTAAACATCGATGAAGTAAGAACACCATTGGGAACACCTGCCGGTGCCTTCAATCCGCAGATCACTCCTGCTGTCGGTACTTATACCTATAGCTGGACTCCAGCCAATAAGGTAACTGATCCGTATATCGGCAATACTGTTCCTACAGAGAACAAACTCGGTACGTATTACTATAACCTGTCTGTAACAGATGGCAATGGTTGTACGTCTGTTGCGCCAGCGGTGCTTCGTGTTGAGAATCTCAGTACGCTGCCTGTAACATTGAGCTCATTCACTGCAAATGCCAAAGATTGCGGTGTAACCCTCAACTGGAAAGTGGAATCCGCTTCCAACTTCTCTCACTTTATTGTTGAAAGAAGCCTGAACGGAGGCAGCTATGTTGCAGTGAAGAAAGTATTCTATGAATTCAATCGAATCTATTATAACTACCAGGATGCAGAAACCGGTAACGGTAACTGGAGCTACAGGCTCAAAATGGTAGATATCGATGGACGATTTGAATACAGCAGTATTGTTCGTGCTTCTGTGAAATGTTCTACTACAAGCAGCAGCCTGAAAATATATCCCAACCCTGCGTCCAATATCCTGTACATCAACAGCAGTAAACCTGTGAAGTCTGTAGTGGTTTATACCCTTACGGGTGGCCAGGTACTTCGCAAGGATTACGCACAGTCAGCTGCAGGTGTGGTATCACTTCCTGTGAGCAATCTCATAACCGGGATCTACCTGGTTCAGGTAATTGCTCAGGATGGTACCAGCCAGCCGGCAAGACTGGTGAAGGATTAG